The Comamonas sp. lk genome contains the following window.
GGTCGTGGCGCGGGCCTGGGTCAGCAGCTGCCACACGCTCATGAACATGCCGTTGTAGCGGTACACGGTTTCTTCCTGCATCAGCCGGGCCAGGGGCAGGACTTCGGCCTGCTGCTGCTGGGCCAGGTCATAGGCCGTGCGGTAACTCAGCCAGCTGCTGCGGGCCTCGCTGCGCGCGCGAATGGTGTTGTCGCGCAGCAGGGCGGCGCTGCGCAGCACCTGATTGCGCGCCAGGCCGCGTGCGGCAAAGCCCCAGTCGAATAGCGGCAGGGGCACATCGAACTCCCAGCCCTGGGTCTTGTCGCTGTGGCCGGTGGCTCGCTCGGTGCTGGTGTTGTTGCTATAGCTTGCGCCAATGTCGCCAAAGATGGAACCTATCGTGGCCCAACCCTGGCGTCCGGCGGTCACATCCAGATCGCGACGCAGCGCGCCCAGGTCCAGGCGCTGGCGCATAGCCGTGGCTTCGGCATCCTCTCCGCTGCGCAGGGCGGCGGAATCGGCGGGAATGGCAGGCAGCTGATCGGGCAGCTTGAAGTTCAGCTGCTGACCCCACAGCCCCATGCGGCGGGCCAGTTGCTCGCGCTCGAGCTGGGCATTGAGCCGCACCCGCGCCAGCTGGGCGGCAGCTTGCTGCTGCTGGGCCAGTTCACGGGCCTGGTCCATTTTGCTGAAGTTGCCCACTTGGGCCATGCGCCGGGCCAGCTCGCCGCCCACGGCAGCAGCTTCGTGCATGCGCTCATGGGCGGCCAGCGCCTGCTCGGCTGCCACGGCGCGCAGCCAGGCGCGGCGCGTGTCGGCGGCCAGCAGCAGCACTTGCTGGGCCGCAGTCAGCGTGGCTTGCTCCAGCTGCCAGCCCTGCCAGCGGCTGCGCCAGGGCAGGGTGATGAGCTGGACCAGGCCAAAGCTCAACTGGCGCTCAATCTCGCGCTCGTGGCCGTTGCGAAAGCGGCCAAAAGTAAAGCTGGGGTTGGGCAGGGTCAGCACCTGCACGCGCTGGGCGTCGGCAATGCCCAGTTGCGCCAGCTGGGCCTGCAGGCCGGGATTGTTGAGCAGGGCGATGCGTACGGCAGCATCGACGTCAACCGGCTGTTGCAGCCAGTCTGCGATCTGGGTCTGAGCGCTTTGCTGTGCCTGGGTGTCGACGGACGGTAGCTGCGCGCCTTGCGGCAAGCGGCCCTCGGTCAGTTGGGCCACATTGCCGCGCAGGCCATCGGGCGAGACGCTGGCGCAGCCTGCCAGTACCAGAGCAGCAAGTAGCGGCGCAGCTTTGAGTGCCAGATGCTTCATGGCTGGCCTCCATGCTGGTGCCGGCCATGGGCGGGCATGGCCTGGTCGGCAGATTGCCCGGTGGCACCCGCCGGTGATTTTTCCCACTTGAGCACATCGGCATGGCCGCGTGGAAACTCGGCGACGGCCGCATTGGCGGCCTTCCAGTCGCCGGGTTGGGACACTATGGCCGCGCCAGCTTGCAGCGCCTGGTGCTGCAGCGCTGCCGTGGGGGCGCTGGGGTCAAAAACTGCAGGCCGGGCAGGTGCCGCAGAGGATGAAGAAGAGGATGCGGCTGCCTGGGCGGTCAGGCTGGCGCCCAGCAAAGCCGTGGCCAGCAGAGGAAAGAACAATGAGTGCGCTTGGCGCATGAGGGATTCCAGAAGTCGAGACCAGATTCACGACCGCAGGGCTTCTGATGTGTTTTTGCCATCAAGCCCAGACAGCATGCACGCAGGCAGCTATCAAAATTGCGGACGCACCTTGGGTGTCAGACGGCAGGAATCGGTGGTTTGACGACTTGGGCAGGCGCAGCGCTGGCAAAGTGCGCGGCCTGGTGGCGGGGCTGCGCCGCCGTGGGCAGGAAAGAGGGCAGTGCAGCCAGTCGGGGCTGGCCCATGGCTGTGTGGCACAGGCCACAGCTGCTGCAATGGGCTTCATGCTGGCCGCAATCGCTGGCGGGGCCGGCTTCATGGCTGCACATGGCGCTGTTGCTGTCGTTGTCGCTATTAGCGCTGCCGGTGGCGTGCGCGGCATGCTCCGCGCCATGGCCGACTGCGGCGGGCTGGCCGTGGTGGGCATGCTCTATGACAGCCTTCCCGTGCAACTCATGTGCCGGCGAAAGCATAGAGGCTGTGGCCGCTGTGGTTGCAAACGCTGCCGCAGCCTGGGCCGGGTCATGACCTGCCGGATGGTCCATGGCCATGGCGTCGCCTGCCAGCCCGCGCAGGGCCAGCAGCATCACCATGAAGATGGACAGAATGCGGCGCATGAAGGCAATGATACCGGCCAGGGTTTCAAAGTTCCCCAGGCATGGGAATTACTTCAAAAACAAGAGCTATTGACGTTTGCCAATCAAGGGCTGGGTGGCGATTCATAATGAATCGCGCTTCCAGTGCCTCAGGCGCAGGCCGTTGCCAACCACCAGCAGGCTTACGCCCATATCGGCCAGCACGGCCAGCCACATGCTGGCATTGCCGCTGACAGCCAGGGCAAAGAACACAAACTTGATGCCCAGGGACAGACCGATGTTCTGCCACAGCACGCTGTGAGCGCGCTTTGAGAGATCGACCACATCAGGAATGCGGCGCAGGTCGTCATTCATCAGCACCACGTCGGCGGTTTCCATGGCCATGCCGGTGGCATGCATGCCGCCCATGGCAAAGCCGATGTCGGCCTGGGCCAGCGCCGGAGCGTCATTGATGCCGTCGCCCGTCATGCCCGTGGGGCCCATGTCGCGTTGCATCTGGGCCAGGGTCTTGAGCTTGTCCTCGGGCAGCATATTGCCGCGTGCATCGTCAATGCCGGCTTCGGCGGCCACGGTGCGCACGGTGGCGCTGTTGTCGCCGCTGAGCACCACGGGGGTGACGCCTGCGGCTCGCAGTTGCTGCACGGCCTCGAGGGCCTGGGGGCGCAGCGGGTCGGCCACGGCAAACAGGGCTTGCACACTCTGGCTGTTGGCCAGCAGGGTGACAGTGCGACCTTGCTGCTCCTGTATCTCAAGCGCTGCTTCCAGTTCGGGGTTGCTCCAGCCTTGCTCCTTGACCCAGCGCAGATTGGCCAGGGTCCAGAGTTGGCCGGCGATCTGGGCTTGCACGCCGCGGCCGGGCAAGGCCTTCAGTTGCTGCGCTTGTTCAACGTCATTGCCGGCCTGGGCTTGCAGGCCTTGCGCTATCGACCTCGATACCGGATGGTCGGAACGCGATGCCAGTGCATAGGCATGCTCGGCGATGGCCTCGTCTGCCGCAGCATCCCAGGTCTGCCAGTCCACCAGCTTGGGCGAGCCCGTGGTCAGCGTGCCGGTCTTGTCCAGCGCAATGGCTTTGAGCTTGCGGGCGGATTCCAACGCGCTGCCGCCCTTGATCAGAATGCCGCGCTTGGCAGCGGCGGTGAGCGCACTGACCACGGTGACTGGAGTGGACAGCACCAGCGCGCAAGGGCAGGCAATCACCAGCAGGGCCAGAGCCTGGTAAGCGGCCTGCTGCCAGCTCCAGTCCATGAGCCAAGGCGCGAGCACGCCCAGCGCAATGGCCAGCACCAGGACGATGGGGGTGTAGACCTCGGCAAAGCGGTCGACAAAGCGCTGAGTCGGTGCCTTGCTGGCCTGGGCTTGCTCCACGGCGTGGACGATGCGGGCAATCAGGCTGTCGGAGGCGGGAGCGGTGACGCGCACCTGCAACTCGCCGTCCTGGTTGATGGAGCCCGCGTACACCTTGTCGCCCGGGCCTTTGTGGGCCAGGGCACTCTCGCCTGTGATGGGGGCCTGATCCACCGAGCTTTCGCCGGAGCTGACTTCTCCGTCCAGCGGCATGCGTGCGCCGGGAGTCACGCGCAGCACCGCGCCCAGGGGCACGTCCTTGGCGGCCATGCGCAGGGTGCCGCCGCCGGGCTGCAGCACGTCGGCCGTCTCGGGGGCCAACTGCAGCAGGCCGCGAATGGCGGCGCGGGCCTTGTCCATGGCCTGGTCTTCGATGCGCTCGGCGGCGGCATACAGCGCCATCACCATGGCGGCCTCAGGCCACTGGCCGATGATGAAGGCGCCTGTGACGGCCACGGCCATCAGGGCGTGAATGCCCAGCTTCAGGCGCAGCACATCCTTGATACCGACCTTGTACACGCCCAGACCCGCAAGTGCGATGGCTGCCACGGCCAGTGCCATGCCCAGGTATTGCAGCATGCTGGAGCTGCCGTCGCCGCCACCAAACCAGTGGGCAGCTTCTGCGCCCAGGGCCGCAGCCAGCGCGGCAAAAATGCGCGGCCAGCCGGGCAGCACGCCGTGGTCGTGGCCCGCGTGGTCGCCCTCGCCGTGCTCGTGACCATCATGGGCCTGGGACTTGACCGGCTCGCTGATGGAAAAAGGCGCGCAGCAGCCGGTACCGCAACTGGATGCTGCGGGAGCTGCTATGGCTTTTGATTTTCTGTGAGCGTGCTCATGGTCGTGACCATGGGTGTTGTCATGAGCATGCTCATGGGCGTGGGTGGACAGGTTTTCTGGTTTCATGGCAGCATTGAAAACAATAAAGTCACTTCAAGGTCAAGCATGGCAGTCAATGCAGCACAGATTCCACGCTGGCGTATAGGAGATGCGGCCAAACGCAGCGCGATTGCGGCGGCCAATATCCGCTATTACGAAAAAGAGCGGCTGCTCTCGCCCGGCGTGCGCGAGGACAACCAGTACCGCCTGTACAGCGATGAGGATGTGCACCGCCTGCGCTTTATCCGTCTGTGCCGGGCCATGAATATGTCGCTAGACGAGGTGCGCACCCTGCTGGCGCTCGATGGCGCGCGCAAGGCCGATTGTCTGGCCGCCCGCGACACGCTGGATGCGCATCTGGGCCATGTGCGCGAGCGTCTGGCCGAGCTGCAGGCGCTGGAGCGGGAGCTGGTCCATTTGCGCAACCAGTGCGATGGCTGCGACAGCTACTGCCACATCATCGAAGCCCTGCATGCCCAGGCCGATGAGCCTCTGCCCGAAGGATTGCAGGGTGGCGCAGCGGCCAAGCGCCATGTCTAAGAAGGTGTTTAAGATTTCCTCGGCGCCGCTGCGTAGAGATCGTAAACATGCTCTAACAGGGTTTACCCAGGGCTGTTGGTGATTCTTGTGCGGGTGAAGTCAGAAGTGGGCGCTATCATTCCTGCATGAGCTGGAGCGAAACCACCCTGAATCTGCCTGGGCGTCTGTGGTCCGCGCTGGGCGCGCAGGCGCTGGCGTGGTGGCGCAGCATTTACCTCACGGCCGTGCTGCTGGTGTTGCAGCTGTCGCCATCGAGCTACCGCAAGGGCGCGCGCGCCTTGCTGGCGCACCAGATGTATGTGCAGACGGTGCCCATTCTGACGGGCTTTACCGCGCTGGCCGCCTTGCTGTGCGCCGTGATTGCGCGCATCGTGATCGTCACGGCGCAAAGCTATGGCCTGTCGCGCTATGCGCTGGATCTGGTGGTGCGCGTCATGGTGATCGAGCTGATCCCTTTGACCGCTGCGCTGTTTGTGGCCATGCGCTGCACCATTCCGGCCGGGGTGGAGGTGGTGCAGCTGCGCATACGCGGCCATCTGGCGGCATGGAAAAAGCAGGGCGTCGATCCGCTGCGCGTGGCCGTGTTGCCGCGCACGGCAGCCGGCGTGTTTGCCGCCATCACGTTGGCGGCGCTCAGCTGCCTGGTGGCGTTGATCACGGTGTATTTCAGCGTGTACGGTTTCACGCTGGCGGGTTTTGGTGGCTACACGCGGGTATTCGGGCAGATTTTCACGCCCTCGCTCACGCTGGTCTTTGTGCTCAAGACCTGGTTTTTCAGCCTGGCCGTGGCCATCATGCCCATGGCCTCGGCCCTGTACACCCCGTTGGCCCGTCACCGCCGTGGCGGGGCCGAGCTGGGCGGTTTTGCCCGCATGTTTGCCGTGTTGCTGCTGATCGAGATCATCTCGCTGATGGGCAATTACTATTGATGAAAGCATTCGCATGACGGATACCCGCGAGGAGCAAGAGATCCGACGCCAGACCCTGGAAGCCCAGCTGGCCGAGGATGAATTGCTGGGCCTCAAACCCGTGGCGCATTTACGCACCAAGGCCGCCGCGCTGCTGAGCCTGACGCTGGCGCTGATACTCGCGGCCGCCATCTACCTGTTGTATGCGCGCGGCGTGTTCGAGCCCACGCAACGCCTGGTGCTGACGGCCGAAGACTCGCAAGGCGTGGCCGTGGGCATGGACATGACTTTCTCCGGCTTTCCCATAGGCCGGGTCAGCAAGATTGAATTGGCACCCGATGGCTCGGTGCGCATCCTGGTCGATGTGCCCGAAAAAGACGCCCACTGGCTGCGCCAGTCCAGCGTGTTCACTCTGGTCAAGGGCATTGTGGGCGGTACCACCATCAAGGCCTATAGCGGCATGCTTGACGACGCGCCGCTGCCGCCCGATTCCGTGCGCCCCGTGCTCAGCGGCGATGCCACGGCCGAGCTGCCGCAAATCATCAATTCGGCCAAGGAAGTGCTGGCCAATGTGGCGGCGCTGACGGCCACGGATTCGGCCCTCGGCGGCTCGCTGGCCGAGGTGCGCAAGCTGGCCGAACGCCTGCAGGGCCAGGGCGGAGCGCTGGGCGTAGTGCTGGGCAGCGACGAAGAAGCCAGGAAGGTGACGATGCTGATAGATCGCGCCAACTCCGTGCTGGGCCGCATGGACCGCATGGTGGCCCGGGCCGACAGCCAGGTGTTTGATGCCAACGGCGTAATGCCCGAGGTGCGCGCCACCGTGGCCCAGCTCAACGGGCTGCTGGCCGATACGCGCAAAAGCATGATCAAGGTCGATGCCGTGCTGGCAGACATGAAGGTGGTGGGCAGCAACGCACGCGAAGCCAGCACCGATCTGGGAGCGCTGCGCGCCGAGGTGGAAAGCAATCTGCTGCGCCTGGAATCCGTTCTGAATGATTTGCAGCGCAAATGGCCGTTTGCGCACAAGCCGGAGCTCAAGCTGCCATGACCAGTGCTGAAAAAAAGCAATCAAAAACGGCTGCAGCCCTTATTCCTAAATCGGTATCAGCTATTGCTTTGGTAGTTCTGGTCGGCTGCGGCAACCAGCCTCCGGCGCCTGACTGGGCTTTGAGTGCCGAAGCTGCGGCGCAAAGAGCCAGCAGCGCCTATCTGCAAGGCCAGCAGCGGATAGAGGCGCTGCAGTGGCAAAAAGCGCGCGAGTCCGTGGCCGGCACTGCCCGTCCGGATCTGGCGGCCCGCGTGGAGCTGATGCGCTGTGCGGCCCAGGTGGCCAGTCTGCAATGGGAGAGCTGCCCCGGCTATGAAAAGCTGGCGCAGGACGCCGCCGCGCCGGAGCAGGCTTATGCCCGCTATCTGCAAGGTCGGCCCCTGGCCGCAGATGTGGCGCTCTTGCCCGAGGCGCAGCGGGCCGTGGCGGCACAGCTTGCCGGTGCGGCAAATTCTGCTGCCTCTGCGCAGGCGGTGCAGGTGGTGGCCGGTATCAAGGACCCGCTGCCGCGTCTGGTGGCCGCTGGTGTGGCGCTCAGGGCTGGTGCGGCCTCGCCTCAATTGCTGCAGCTGGGCGTGGATACCGCATCGGCCCAGGGCTGGCGCCGGGCCGTGATGGCCTGGCTGCTGCTGCAGGCCAAGGCGGCGGAGCAGGGCGGAGATACGGCCGGCGCGGCAGCCATTGAGCGCCGAATCCAGCTGCTGCAAAAGCCGGTGCCTGAAAGCGCAGCGCCATAAAAAAAGCGAGGCCAAAGCCTCGCTTGTCGGACCTAGGCGATAACGCCTTGGCTTATCCTGCTTAGAAGCGGTGACGAATACCGGCGATCAGGCCGGTGCCGCTCTTGGGCGTGGCATCGGTCACGCGGTCGTACATCAGGGCGGTGTACACATCGGTGCGCTTGGACAGGAAGTGGTCGTAGCCCAGCGTTGCCGTGGTGCGGGTGGCATCGGCGCCAGTCCATTCCGCCTTGGTGCGAGCCACGGCCGCCTTGACCGTGCCAGGGGTGCCAGTGACAGGAACGTCCAGGCCCAGCGAGTAGGTCTTGCTCTTGCTATCCGTGTTCTTGACCTTGGCCTGGCCGTAGGTCGCGTACAGCTTCACCACATTGAAGTTGTAGCTGCCGCCAACCATCCAGTCGGTCTTGGTGGGCATAACGGTGCCGCTGCCGGGGTTGGTGATCTGGTCGCGCTCATAGAAGGCGGTCAGGCTCAGAGGGCCGTTGAAGTACAGCGCATTCACGCCCACGTTCTTCTTGCTCTTGTCGCCGGGCGTGGTTTGTTCGCCAAACTGGTAGTAAACATTGGCTGTCAGGCCGCCAAAATTAGGCGTCGTGTAGACCAGCATATTGCTCCAGCCGGTGTCGGCGGGCGTAGTCAGGCGAGCGCCGCCCCAAGCCGAGGTGGGTGTATTGGCATGCAGCACCAGAGGCGAGATGGTGAACGAGTCGCCAAAGGGGTTGGTCAGAATGGTGGGCAGAAAGTTGGGTGCCTTGTCGCGGCCCAGGCCGATACGGCCGAAGCCGCCGTTCAAGCCGATATTGGCATCGCGCGAGAAGAAAGTGTCGCCAGGGAAACGACCGGTTTCGCCGGTATCCATGCGCATGAAGGCTGTGATGTTGAAGTCAACCTTCAGGCCGCCGCCCAGGTCTTCCGTGCCCTTGATGCCCCACCAGGAGGTGGTCATGCCGCCGGAGCCCACGACCGACTTGCGATCCTGGCCGGCCATCTTCATCGAACCGGCATACATATCGGCCAGACCCGTCAGCTGCACATTGCTCTGGGCATAGGCTGCACCGGTGCAAGCCAGTGCTGCCGCGACGGCGATCAAAGAATTCTTCATGGCGTTCTCTCTCTTCTCTCTTTAGATGTTGAATTTGCGTTTGGAAATATAGCGGCGCTTTGTATACAGACTGCGAGGCTCGGCCGCAGAAGGCGATGAAATCACTATTTCCGCTTTGTGACAGTGGTTTTTTTGCATCAGAACCTCAGGGATGTACCGGATTGAAGACGCGCAAAAAAGCGAAGGCTGCGCTAGCAATTTGCTCTTTTCCCAGCTGGCACAAGGCTGTAGGCCAAAGCGCGCAAATTTTCGGGAATAACAGTCATTCGCCAGGCCGCAGCCGCAGGCATAGGCCGGCAAGGCATTTGCCTGGGCCTCTGCAGCAGGCTTGCGTTGGGTGTGCTGGCCGATAATGCCCAGCACTCTGGCCTGAAACGTCACAGCGCGTCTGTGTTGAAAGCGCTTGAGAGTTTTTTAAGAGTGACTTGCAGAAAATATGAGCGACAAGATCCTGGACCCTATTGCGCGCGAAGACATTACCGGCCTGGTGCTTGCGGGGGGGCGGGGCAGTCGCATGGGTGGTGTGGACAAAGGCCTGCAGCACCATCGCGGCCTGCCGCTCGCTCTGCATGCCTTGCAGCGGCTACAGCCGCAGGTAGGCCCGGCCATGATCAGCGCCAACCGCAATCTGCCTGTCTATGCTGCCATGGGTGTACCCGTGTGGCCGGATTCCATAGATGGCTATGCAGGCCCGCTGGCCGGACTGCTGACGGGAATGCAGCATGCCGGAACGCCCTGGCTGGTCACCGTGCCTTGCGATACGCCCGAATTTCCCCAGGATTTCGTAGAACGTCTGGCCGCTGCTGCACTCGAACAGGGTGCCGACATCGCCATGGTTGCCACGCGCGAAGGCGGTCGGCTACGTTCGCAGCCGGTTTTCTGCCTGCTGCGCACCTGTTTGGTAGCAAGCCTGCTCGCTTTTTTGCAAACGGGCGAGCGCAAGTTCGACAAATGGACGGCGCAGCATCGCATGGTGGAAGTGGTGTTTGACGAGGCCCAGGCCTTCTTCAATGCCAACACCAAGGACGAGCTCAAGCAGTTGCAGCCTTGACTGCCCAGCAATAGCGGCCTGGCCAGTCTTGGCGTTCCAGGCCTTTGTGCGCAATCCCCAACTGGGTACCCTGAATTTGACGTGAACGCGAGAGTTTGCCGCGTTCTACTCCTTGTTTTCCCTTATCCGTATGCAGCTTCCAGGAGTGTTGAAAAGACAGCGCTCACTGAACCATAGCGCGACCCTGGCGCAGGATCTGGGTATGCGCAGCGGGTGTCTGAAACCTACGATCTTGTAAGACATTTGCTCGAATCACCCGAATGCGGTACTAATATGGTCTTTCCAAAAGTGATTTTAGAAACGACTGGTAACATTACTTCATGCCAGCCCTCAACGGCATGAATAGAGACATACAAAAATATCAAGCGGGCTGACGGTGGTAGTTGCTGCAGGGTTTCTTGGTGCGCTGTGCCTGAGCTTTATCGCTAGCTGGGCTTGATCATGCTCGAGGCTTCAGTGCTCCGCCGGCCCTGAACCGGAGCGGTTTGCATGAACAAGGTCTATCGTCTGGTCTGGTGCGCACTGCGCCAGGTGTGGATTTGTGCGGCAGAGACAGCACGCGCCCGTGGCAAGGCCTCGCGCTCCACGGTATTGCTGACCGTGCTCGGCACAACGTCGCTGCTGGCGCAGGCGGCCAACCCTATCGGCGCTCCGCCTTCCTCGACACAGCTGCCCACCGGCGGGCAGGTCGTAGCCGGGCAAGCCAATATCAGCCAGGCCGGCTCGGCCATGACGGTACAGCAAGGCAGCGACCGGGCAGCCATCGACTGGCAAACCTTCAACCTGGGCAGCCAGGCCAGCATCAATTTTCAGCAGCCCTCGGCCAACTCGGTCACGCTCAACCGCGTGCTCGATGCCAACCCCAGCCAGATCTACGGGCGCCTCAGCGCCAACGGCCACGTTTTCCTGAGCAATCCCAACGGCGTGTATTTCGCCCCGGGTGCCAATGTGGACGTGGGCGGCATCGTGGCCACCACCATGGGCATTAGCAACGATGACTTCATGGCCGGGCGCGATGTGTTCCAGCGCAATGGCAGCACCGGGGCGGTGCTGAATCTGGGTCGTATGCAGGCGGCGCCCGGCGGCGTCATCGCCTTGCTGGCCCCCGAGGTGCGCAACGAAGGCGTGCTCGTCGCCCAGGCCGGCACCGTGGCCATGGCCTCGGGCGAGGCCGTCACCCTGCACTTTGGTGCCACCAGTGGCCTGCTGGACATCACGGTCACCCCCAGCCAGGTGCGTGCGCTGGTGGAAAACCGTCATGCCGTGCTGGCCGAAGGCGGCCAGATCATCTTGGCCGCGCGTGCGGCCGACGGCCTGATGGCCAGCGTCATCCACAGCGGCGAACTCAACGCTTCGAGCATTGTTGAAAAGGGCGGGCGGGTCTTTATCGAAGCCAGGGACATCACCCTGGCCGCCGGCAGTCGCATCGAGGCCATGGGCGCCACGGGGGGCGGCACGGTGCTGGTGGGCGGCCAGGCCAAGGGCGCGGGCGACATGTACCAGGCCACCACGGTGACTATGGCCGAGGGTGCCAGCATTGATGCCAGCGCCACGAGCAAAGGCGATGGCGGTACCGTGGTGCTGTGGAGCAACATCCATGACGCCAGCGCCAAGACCACGGCGCAGGGCCAGATTGCCGCGCGCGGCGGGGCGCAAGGCGGCAACGGCGGCTTTGTCGAGACCTCGGGCGCCAGCTTGAAGGTTGACGGCATCCGCGTGGACACCTCGGCCGCAGCGGGCAAGGGCGGAGTCACCGGCGAATGGTTGCTGGACCCGTACGACCTCACAGTGGACGCCAGCGCCGCTTCCACCATCAGCACCAACCTTGGCACCAGCAACGTCACGCTGCTCACCACGGCCAGCAGTGCCAGCGGCCCGGGCGTGCAGAATGCCAGCGGCAGCGGCGACATCACGGTCAACTCCAACATCAACTGGGCCAGTGGCAACCGGCTCACGCTGAACGCCTACCGCAATGTCAACATCAATGCCGCCGTCACAGCCAGCGGCGCCGGCAAGGTCACTATCATCACGGGCGACACGGCAGGCACGGGCGTGAGTGTGACTACAGCTTCGGCCTGGGGCCGAGTGGATTCGCAGGTTCACTGAACTTCACGGGCGGCTCGACCAGCGGCGCCACGCTGAACATCGCCACCGGCGGCGGCAATGCCACGGCGGCGGCCTACACGCTGCTCTGGGCGCTGCCAGGCACAGCGGCCGGCACCACGCTGGCAGCAGGCAACTACGCACTGGCCACCTCGTTCACCGACAGCGTGGCGCGCACCAACGGCATCTGGACGCCTGGGGCCAACGCCATCAATTTCACCGGCCTGGGCCACACGATTGGTGGGCTGAACATCACGAACACCACCGCCTCGACCGGTGGCGGCGTTTTCAACAATGTCACGAACTCCATGCTGCGTGACATCGGGCTGACCACCGGGACCGTCACCGGCAGCGGTGGCAACGCCTACTTCACGGGTGGCCTGGTCGGCATCGCGACCACGTCCACCATCAAGAACAGCTACGCCAACGTCACGGTCACCTCGGGCAATACCAATGCGAACGGCGGCACTGGCGGGCTTGTCGGCACAGCCATCAGTAGCAGCGTCAGCAACTCGTACACCACGGGACCCGTGTCTGGCTCCAGTACGGGCGGGGGGTTGGAGGCTTGGTTGGCTATGTCAACGTCAGTGGCAGTGTGGCGAGCAAGGTCAGTGATTCCTATTCGAGTGCGGTGGTTTCGGGCTCGAACAGCTACAGCGGCGGACTGATCGGCCGCGCCACCGGCAGCGCGGCGGCGACGGTGGGAATCTCCAATGCCTACGCGACCGGAACCGTCGGCTCGTCCGGCAACAACGTGGGCGCCCTGCTAGGCGGCATCACTGGCGGCAACGTCTCGCTATCCAACGTCTACGCCACCGGCTCGGCCACAGCCAGCGGTACCGGCAACGTTGTCGGCGGGCTGATCGGCAATATCGATAGCACCATCGGCGCTGGCTCTGCGGTAACCATCTCCAACGCCCGCGCCAGCGGCGATGTCTCGACGGGGCTCGGGCGCGGCGGCGGCCTGATCGGACGGGCAAATGGTTACGCTAACATCACCAGCAGCTACGCCACCGGTAATGTGTCGGGCGGCTCAACCATCGGCATCCTTGGTGGGTTGATTGGCGACTCCATCGGAGGAGGCGTCGGCGGTATTACCATTACCCGCAGCTACGCTAGCGGCAATGTCACCGGCAATGGCGCCGGCACGCTCTATGGCGGCCTGATCGGCCAGCTGAACAACACTAACGTCAGCGCCTCGTTCGCCAGCGGCAACGTCAGCGGCAACAACACGGTGGGTGGCTTGGTCGGCTACGCGGTCAACACCTTCAATTTCACCGATGTCTACGCGCTGGGCAACGTCACCGCCACCGCCACTACCGGCATCGGATACGCCGGCGGGCTGTTCGGCCAAGCGGTCCCGAATAGCTTCACGTCCTACATCACCAATGCCTACGCGGCCGGCGACGTCGACACATCGGCACCGACGAAGAATCTCGGCGGCAT
Protein-coding sequences here:
- the mobA gene encoding molybdenum cofactor guanylyltransferase MobA, with protein sequence MSDKILDPIAREDITGLVLAGGRGSRMGGVDKGLQHHRGLPLALHALQRLQPQVGPAMISANRNLPVYAAMGVPVWPDSIDGYAGPLAGLLTGMQHAGTPWLVTVPCDTPEFPQDFVERLAAAALEQGADIAMVATREGGRLRSQPVFCLLRTCLVASLLAFLQTGERKFDKWTAQHRMVEVVFDEAQAFFNANTKDELKQLQP
- a CDS encoding filamentous hemagglutinin N-terminal domain-containing protein encodes the protein MNKVYRLVWCALRQVWICAAETARARGKASRSTVLLTVLGTTSLLAQAANPIGAPPSSTQLPTGGQVVAGQANISQAGSAMTVQQGSDRAAIDWQTFNLGSQASINFQQPSANSVTLNRVLDANPSQIYGRLSANGHVFLSNPNGVYFAPGANVDVGGIVATTMGISNDDFMAGRDVFQRNGSTGAVLNLGRMQAAPGGVIALLAPEVRNEGVLVAQAGTVAMASGEAVTLHFGATSGLLDITVTPSQVRALVENRHAVLAEGGQIILAARAADGLMASVIHSGELNASSIVEKGGRVFIEARDITLAAGSRIEAMGATGGGTVLVGGQAKGAGDMYQATTVTMAEGASIDASATSKGDGGTVVLWSNIHDASAKTTAQGQIAARGGAQGGNGGFVETSGASLKVDGIRVDTSAAAGKGGVTGEWLLDPYDLTVDASAASTISTNLGTSNVTLLTTASSASGPGVQNASGSGDITVNSNINWASGNRLTLNAYRNVNINAAVTASGAGKVTIITGDTAGTGVSVTTASAWGRVDSQVH
- a CDS encoding GLUG motif-containing protein, translated to MARTNGIWTPGANAINFTGLGHTIGGLNITNTTASTGGGVFNNVTNSMLRDIGLTTGTVTGSGGNAYFTGGLVGIATTSTIKNSYANVTVTSGNTNANGGTGGLVGTAISSSVSNSYTTGPVSGSSTGGGLEAWLAMSTSVAVWRARSVIPIRVRWFRARTATAAD